From a region of the Odoribacter splanchnicus DSM 20712 genome:
- a CDS encoding efflux RND transporter permease subunit, producing MNLAEYALNNRALVKFLIAVLVVGGIFSFVSMSKLEDPEIKVKQALVVTVYPGASAHKVELEVTDVLEKEIRAMGDIASVESKSMADLSIITVELESTVPPAELEQKWDILRRRVTNAASQLPDGCVTPVVKDDFGDVYGMFYAMTTDGIADEEMVEYANLVKRELQDIPGVRRVDIYGDRKPCINIDIIQDKMANLGVHPAEILATLNNQNKTVYSGYFKTGKSRLRIGVDDSYESIRDIENLLIQGHENDQLRLRDVASVTRGYQDPSRNEMRYDTVRALGISISMEKGGNIVTLGEKVDARLEQLKSSRIPVGIDFQKVFFQPDRVREAIGTFMINLVESVLVVILVLMLTMGFRSGVIIGTGLVIIVLGAFVILYLLDGTLQRVSLAALIVAMGMLVDNAIVIVDGILVDLKRGIPKPAALTNIAKKTAMPLLGATLIAILAFFPIFMSPDTVGEYVRDLFIVLAVSLLLSWILALTQIPIHADYSLKVKNEHLSEEQLYDSGMYRWFRKFLTYMLYHKKFAVGAVVILLALSAWCFQYIPQGFFPDLSYTQLYIEYKVPEGGTLEAVQGDIAEIEAYLLSRPDITHVTSSFGGTPSRYNLVRSIALPAMSYGELIVDYTDADALKSSIPGLQQYLTEHYPDAYVRIKRYNLMYEDFPVELMFCGPDPAVLKSLSAQAEQIMNDEPTATLVTNNWEPEAPVLMVDYYQPIARQAGLSRTDVGLSLLSATDGLPVGSYYEGTTAMPIYIKSVDNEGEETAALENIPVWSVLPSLTGLDGETIKGLLMGTVKKEDLLSEVVGSTPLSQATRGVKIEWEDPVVWRYNGQRAIKARCNNAQGYTAESVRGKLIPLVDTITLPEGYTKQWLGEHKASSEAMRYLFKNVPWAIVMIIVILIMLFKDFRKPTIIFLCLPLAAIGIVFGMLISGKDFGFVAIVGALGLIGMMIKNGVVLLDEITLQIASGKGRLVALLDSSSSRFRPVMMASLTTILGMIPLLGDDLFGSLAVTIMGGLLVGTVITLVFIPVLYALFFPIEKEDKVGALHKSDNEQLANE from the coding sequence ATGAATCTTGCTGAATATGCATTGAATAATAGGGCACTGGTCAAATTTCTGATTGCAGTGCTTGTTGTTGGCGGAATCTTTTCGTTTGTCTCTATGAGTAAACTGGAAGATCCGGAGATCAAGGTAAAACAAGCTCTGGTCGTGACTGTCTATCCCGGAGCTTCGGCTCATAAAGTGGAATTGGAAGTAACGGATGTGCTCGAGAAAGAAATCCGGGCGATGGGAGATATTGCCAGTGTGGAGTCGAAATCGATGGCTGATCTGTCTATTATTACGGTCGAGTTGGAGAGTACGGTTCCCCCTGCCGAATTGGAACAAAAGTGGGATATCTTACGGCGGCGGGTGACGAATGCAGCTTCACAACTGCCCGACGGATGCGTGACTCCTGTGGTAAAAGATGATTTCGGGGATGTATACGGCATGTTCTATGCCATGACTACCGATGGCATCGCCGACGAAGAAATGGTTGAGTATGCCAATCTGGTGAAGCGTGAGTTACAGGATATACCGGGAGTGAGACGGGTGGATATTTATGGCGACCGAAAACCTTGTATCAATATAGATATCATACAGGACAAAATGGCTAATCTGGGTGTACATCCCGCCGAGATTTTAGCTACCTTGAACAACCAGAATAAAACGGTTTATTCGGGATATTTCAAGACGGGAAAGAGTAGATTGAGGATAGGCGTAGACGATAGTTACGAATCGATCCGTGATATCGAAAACCTGTTGATTCAGGGACATGAAAACGATCAGCTGCGATTGCGGGATGTGGCTTCGGTCACACGGGGATATCAGGATCCTTCCCGGAATGAGATGCGTTATGATACTGTTCGTGCACTAGGGATATCGATCTCTATGGAAAAAGGAGGGAATATTGTGACTTTGGGCGAAAAGGTGGATGCTCGTTTAGAGCAATTGAAATCTTCCCGTATACCTGTCGGCATCGATTTTCAAAAGGTATTTTTCCAACCCGATCGGGTGAGGGAGGCTATCGGTACTTTTATGATCAATCTGGTGGAGTCGGTGCTGGTGGTGATTCTGGTATTGATGCTGACGATGGGATTCCGGAGCGGTGTGATTATCGGTACCGGTCTGGTCATTATCGTTTTGGGGGCTTTCGTGATTCTATATTTACTCGATGGAACTTTACAGCGGGTTTCCCTGGCGGCTTTGATCGTTGCGATGGGGATGCTGGTGGATAATGCGATTGTGATTGTCGACGGAATCCTGGTGGATTTAAAACGGGGTATCCCTAAGCCTGCCGCTTTGACCAATATTGCTAAAAAGACAGCTATGCCCCTGTTGGGAGCTACTTTGATCGCCATACTGGCTTTCTTCCCGATTTTTATGTCGCCCGATACGGTGGGGGAATATGTGCGGGATTTGTTTATCGTTCTGGCGGTGTCGTTATTATTGAGCTGGATTTTGGCTCTGACACAGATTCCGATCCATGCCGATTATTCCTTAAAAGTGAAAAATGAGCATTTGAGTGAGGAACAATTATACGATAGCGGGATGTATCGGTGGTTCAGGAAATTCCTGACCTATATGCTCTATCATAAGAAATTTGCTGTAGGAGCGGTTGTCATCTTATTGGCTTTGAGTGCCTGGTGTTTCCAATATATTCCGCAGGGATTCTTCCCGGATTTGAGTTACACCCAGTTGTATATCGAATATAAAGTGCCTGAAGGGGGGACTTTGGAAGCCGTCCAGGGAGATATTGCAGAAATCGAGGCTTATTTACTTTCCCGCCCGGATATTACACATGTGACTTCGAGTTTCGGCGGTACGCCTTCGCGCTACAATCTGGTCCGCTCGATTGCTTTGCCGGCGATGTCGTACGGTGAATTGATCGTCGACTATACGGATGCCGATGCCCTGAAAAGTTCGATTCCCGGGCTACAGCAATATCTCACAGAACATTATCCGGATGCTTATGTGCGGATCAAGCGTTATAATCTGATGTATGAGGATTTCCCGGTCGAGTTGATGTTTTGCGGACCCGATCCGGCTGTATTGAAGAGCTTGTCGGCTCAGGCTGAACAGATCATGAACGATGAACCGACGGCTACTTTGGTAACGAATAACTGGGAGCCCGAAGCGCCGGTATTGATGGTCGATTATTACCAGCCGATCGCCCGGCAAGCCGGTTTATCCCGTACGGATGTCGGCTTATCTCTGCTCTCGGCTACCGATGGATTACCTGTAGGCTCTTACTACGAAGGAACCACAGCTATGCCTATTTATATCAAAAGCGTAGATAATGAAGGAGAAGAAACTGCTGCGCTGGAAAATATTCCGGTTTGGAGCGTCCTGCCTTCGCTTACCGGTTTGGATGGCGAGACGATAAAAGGGCTTTTGATGGGAACTGTCAAGAAAGAAGACCTTTTGTCGGAAGTGGTCGGTTCTACTCCGTTGTCACAGGCTACCCGGGGAGTGAAAATCGAGTGGGAAGATCCTGTCGTTTGGAGGTATAATGGACAACGGGCCATAAAAGCACGTTGTAACAATGCGCAGGGATATACCGCCGAGAGTGTACGGGGCAAGTTGATCCCGCTTGTCGATACGATCACCTTGCCTGAGGGATATACGAAACAATGGCTGGGCGAACACAAAGCGAGTAGCGAAGCCATGCGGTATCTTTTTAAAAATGTGCCCTGGGCTATTGTTATGATAATTGTTATTTTGATCATGCTGTTTAAAGATTTCCGTAAACCTACGATTATTTTCCTTTGTTTGCCGCTGGCAGCTATCGGCATTGTCTTCGGGATGCTGATCAGTGGAAAAGATTTCGGTTTTGTCGCTATTGTGGGGGCCTTGGGATTGATAGGTATGATGATTAAAAATGGAGTGGTATTGCTGGATGAGATCACTTTGCAGATTGCTTCCGGCAAAGGGAGGTTAGTGGCTTTACTGGATTCGTCGTCTTCGCGTTTCCGGCCGGTAATGATGGCTTCTTTAACGACTATCCTGGGGATGATTCCTTTGCTGGGCGACGACTTGTTCGGTTCTCTGGCGGTCACTATAATGGGCGGATTGCTGGTAGGTACGGTGATCACTTTGGTGTTTATACCTGTATTGTATGCTTTATTCTTTCCCATCGAAAAAGAAGATAAGGTCGGAGCTTTGCATAAAAGCGATAATGAACAATTGGCTAATGAATGA
- a CDS encoding TolC family protein, with product MMKTTLLILTVLFFSGVCPAQIVELDLQKCRKMAVENSKKLQSAEQQGQKAGFDKKAYRANFLPKLSATGLYAYVHKKMKFDIDGGYLPVYDVNDVGQAVPLNSLYMPEGKPVLGADGIPLFKQYAFMPDIDLALGIENAYTVGVMLEQPLYMGGKVRSAFRMASIGKEIADLNVKYNQAEVLAEADAAYWQYLKVCEQVKAAGKYLEVVKELVRNLEDAYRTGMAAQNDLLKAQVKQNEAELMVQKAQNGLALSGMNLCRIVGVDLMSELTVRDSLGEGIVSGLWEEGDNITGRPEYNMLERQIELKEKEVALTRSDFLPQLGVSASYGYSDGITLNGKSDGIASFAALASLKIPIYHWGEGRNKVKAMKAEEEMVRLKKEETEQMMQLEVARARYNVEDAATRVRLTRRSLSQAEENLQVSKNRFEVGMETLTNYMEAQAQWQKAWSDWIEAKAELRVNETYYLKSTGRLSD from the coding sequence ATGATGAAAACAACGCTATTAATCCTGACAGTTTTATTCTTTTCCGGAGTTTGTCCGGCTCAGATAGTCGAGCTCGATTTACAGAAATGCCGGAAAATGGCGGTAGAAAATAGTAAAAAATTGCAATCGGCAGAACAACAAGGTCAAAAAGCCGGTTTTGACAAAAAAGCTTACCGGGCTAATTTCCTACCTAAACTTTCGGCTACAGGTTTATATGCCTATGTACACAAGAAGATGAAATTCGATATCGACGGGGGGTATCTGCCGGTATACGATGTGAACGATGTCGGACAGGCAGTGCCGCTGAATAGTTTGTATATGCCCGAAGGCAAACCTGTATTGGGAGCCGATGGGATACCCCTGTTCAAACAATATGCATTTATGCCGGATATCGACCTGGCTTTGGGTATTGAAAATGCTTACACGGTAGGAGTGATGTTGGAACAGCCTCTTTATATGGGGGGGAAAGTGCGTTCTGCTTTTCGCATGGCTTCGATAGGTAAAGAAATTGCAGACCTGAATGTGAAATATAATCAGGCGGAAGTACTTGCCGAAGCAGATGCGGCTTATTGGCAATATCTGAAAGTCTGTGAACAGGTCAAAGCTGCCGGAAAATACCTCGAAGTTGTGAAAGAATTGGTGCGTAATCTGGAAGATGCTTATCGGACGGGGATGGCCGCACAGAACGATCTGCTGAAAGCGCAGGTTAAACAAAATGAGGCGGAATTGATGGTACAAAAGGCACAGAACGGTCTGGCTTTGTCGGGAATGAATCTTTGCCGGATTGTCGGGGTTGATCTGATGAGTGAGCTGACGGTCAGGGATAGCCTCGGAGAAGGTATCGTTTCCGGCCTGTGGGAAGAAGGGGATAATATCACCGGCCGTCCCGAATACAATATGTTGGAACGGCAAATCGAACTGAAAGAAAAAGAAGTAGCCTTGACGCGTTCGGATTTTTTGCCTCAATTGGGAGTCTCTGCTTCGTATGGATATAGTGACGGGATTACGTTAAACGGCAAATCGGACGGTATCGCTTCTTTTGCAGCTTTGGCTTCGTTGAAAATACCTATTTATCATTGGGGAGAAGGACGTAATAAAGTCAAAGCCATGAAAGCCGAAGAAGAGATGGTGCGTTTGAAAAAAGAAGAAACCGAGCAGATGATGCAGCTCGAAGTGGCCCGGGCCCGCTATAATGTCGAAGATGCTGCTACCCGGGTTCGGCTCACACGACGGTCACTTTCTCAGGCCGAAGAAAACCTGCAGGTGAGTAAGAATCGTTTTGAAGTAGGAATGGAGACCCTTACCAATTACATGGAAGCACAGGCACAATGGCAGAAGGCTTGGAGTGATTGGATAGAGGCTAAGGCTGAACTTCGTGTGAATGAAACCTATTATTTGAAATCTACCGGAAGACTTAGCGACTAA
- a CDS encoding recombinase family protein, giving the protein MPEKKKQELKDRAPIVAAYLRVSTDKQTILNQKSEVINFCHRQELKITMWCTETVSGTKKESERELGILLKKLQKGDVLIITEVSRLSRKMMNIMNIIHQSIEKGITIHSIKEGYKFDSSINSQVLAFAFGLCAEIERTLISQRTREALARRRAQGIKLGRPKGSLRAGKLFEHEQEIKDLRTEGFSFQKIAMRYKVSPETVRLFYLRTLLKKPKKTPEEEIQEQNPIEKPET; this is encoded by the coding sequence ATGCCCGAAAAAAAGAAACAGGAACTGAAGGACAGAGCTCCTATAGTTGCTGCTTATCTGCGGGTGAGCACAGATAAGCAAACCATTCTGAATCAGAAAAGCGAGGTAATTAATTTCTGCCATCGGCAAGAACTGAAAATTACCATGTGGTGTACAGAAACCGTGAGTGGAACAAAAAAAGAAAGTGAGAGAGAATTAGGAATACTGCTCAAAAAACTGCAAAAAGGTGATGTCTTGATAATTACCGAAGTTTCCCGGCTAAGCCGGAAAATGATGAATATCATGAACATTATTCATCAATCGATTGAAAAAGGGATCACCATTCACAGTATTAAGGAAGGATATAAATTCGATTCTTCTATCAACAGTCAGGTACTCGCTTTCGCTTTTGGTCTATGTGCTGAAATCGAACGTACGTTGATTTCTCAGCGTACACGCGAAGCTCTGGCACGCCGCAGAGCCCAAGGAATAAAGTTAGGACGTCCCAAAGGCAGTCTGCGGGCCGGTAAGTTATTCGAACATGAACAAGAAATCAAAGATTTAAGGACCGAAGGTTTCTCGTTTCAGAAAATTGCAATGCGCTATAAAGTCTCTCCGGAAACGGTACGGCTGTTTTACCTGCGTACGTTATTGAAAAAACCGAAAAAAACACCGGAAGAAGAAATCCAGGAGCAAAATCCTATAGAAAAACCGGAGACTTAG
- a CDS encoding efflux RND transporter periplasmic adaptor subunit encodes MRKSRNRIMKMKWLVWGCIAASIGILGSCRNKQVQVDIPQLVKTAPVNGHDGMTSVTYPGKIQAASNVKLAFRVAGPIRKIYVNEGQYVKKGQLLAELDPRDYQIQFNATQAEYTQVKGEADRIIELYRRGSVSVNEYDKAVAARKRVTALYNAHRNALNDTRLKAPFDGYVQNKYFNAPEIVNQGTPVVSMIDNDYFEVDVNIPSGDFIRREDFMTFHANADVCPDSILPLELLDITQGANYNQLFTARFRLKRNPVLAPGMSVSVTIGFKPSSEAMSIVPVSALFMKDGQSFVWLYNEQDETIEPVSVAVERLTKDGEAIVRSALRKGQTVISAGVNDLKEGQKVKLLPPVPASNVGGLL; translated from the coding sequence ATGAGAAAAAGTAGGAATAGAATTATGAAGATGAAATGGCTGGTATGGGGTTGCATAGCAGCATCGATAGGGATTTTAGGATCTTGTCGGAATAAGCAGGTTCAGGTAGATATTCCGCAATTAGTAAAGACAGCTCCCGTGAATGGACATGATGGGATGACTTCTGTCACTTATCCTGGAAAAATTCAGGCTGCATCGAATGTGAAACTGGCCTTCCGGGTAGCCGGACCTATCCGTAAAATTTATGTAAACGAAGGACAATATGTGAAAAAAGGACAATTATTGGCCGAATTGGATCCCCGGGATTATCAGATTCAATTTAATGCTACTCAGGCCGAATATACCCAGGTGAAAGGCGAAGCAGACCGGATTATAGAGTTGTATCGCCGTGGAAGTGTTTCGGTGAATGAGTACGATAAAGCTGTCGCTGCACGTAAAAGGGTGACCGCTTTATATAATGCACACCGGAATGCATTGAACGATACCCGTTTGAAAGCTCCCTTCGATGGTTATGTACAAAATAAGTACTTCAACGCTCCTGAGATTGTGAATCAGGGTACTCCGGTGGTATCGATGATCGATAACGATTATTTTGAAGTGGACGTCAATATCCCTTCCGGAGATTTTATCCGGCGTGAGGATTTTATGACTTTCCACGCGAATGCCGATGTTTGTCCCGATTCGATTCTGCCTTTGGAACTGCTCGACATCACTCAGGGGGCAAATTACAACCAGTTGTTTACAGCTCGTTTCCGTTTAAAACGGAATCCGGTTCTGGCGCCAGGTATGAGTGTCTCCGTTACAATCGGATTTAAGCCCTCTTCAGAAGCGATGAGTATTGTTCCTGTCTCGGCCTTGTTTATGAAAGACGGACAGTCGTTTGTCTGGTTGTATAATGAGCAGGACGAAACGATCGAACCGGTGAGTGTCGCCGTAGAACGCCTGACAAAAGATGGAGAAGCAATTGTGAGATCTGCTTTGAGGAAAGGGCAAACGGTGATTTCTGCCGGTGTCAATGATTTGAAGGAAGGGCAGAAAGTAAAACTTTTACCTCCCGTCCCGGCTTCGAATGTTGGAGGGCTGTTGTAA
- a CDS encoding efflux RND transporter permease subunit, giving the protein MNFTEYALKNKALVYFFVFVLVVGGIYSFFTMSKLEDPAITVKQAMVVTTFPGASAWQVELEVTDVLEKSIRSMGDLDHVESRSMDDISLILVELSSTVPLAELQQNWDILRRKVANVQAQLPAGAQPSTVMDDFGDVYGMFYAMTSDGFDYQKMMDYAQLVRRTVLDIDGVSSVDIYGERPACIDIDIQESKMANLGVHPAEIILTLRGQNATVYSGYYNSGEKRVRVGIDGDFNGIEDIRNLLIRGHEEDDIRLGDVADITKGYVQPQQEGLKYDTLPAIAISIAMQKGGNIIQLGKVIDQKLDELKQNIIPAGINFEKVFFQPTRVKDAISVFMVNLIESVLIVIIVVMLAMGFRSGYIIGIGLVVVVLGSFVILHMMHGTLQRVSLASFIVAMGMLVDNAIVITDGIMVDMKRGIPKPDALVNITKKTAWALLGATTIGILTFLPIYMSPDTTGEYVRDLFIVLAVSLWLSWILALAYVPIQADRAFKPKVVEPGEPDNPFNGRIYRQYQRLLRFAIHYRWIWIVATVILLVFSVYGYRFIKQGFFPDLSYNQLYIEYKMPFGTNPETVEKDLASMEKYLMSRPEITAVTTSLGGTPSRYNLVRTVAEPALSYGELIVDFTSPAALKEHLNELQAYLSSHYPQAYVRMKQYNLMYMDFPIQFMISGPDPAVLKSLCAQVEGIMRADSSVMLVTNNWGPETPAMRVDYQQQTARDVNLSREDVGLAVLAATDGLPIGSYYEGEHPLPIYLKSVNDQGQRPGQIGNVPVWSMVPSTNGIGLGTVKELMTGMIGTDDVLKRLIGSVPLNQASSGVEVGWEVPVVRRYNGQRSIAVQCNNAPGYTTTAARNSLLPKIEALDIPPGYTTAWQGEYLASTQSQFYLFKNVPIAIVLILAILIALFKDFRKPLMILLCLPLAITGVVAGMLIAGKEFGFVAIVGALGLVGMMIKNGVVLVDEVDIQIRSGKDPFLALVDASTSRLRPVFLAAMTTILGMIPLVNDDMFGALAVTIMGGLFIGTIITLVILPILYSLFFRIRPAKHGEEEQQQQQQIRINWR; this is encoded by the coding sequence ATGAACTTTACAGAATATGCTTTAAAAAATAAGGCGCTGGTTTATTTTTTTGTTTTTGTATTGGTAGTCGGAGGAATTTATTCCTTCTTTACCATGAGTAAATTAGAAGACCCGGCCATTACGGTGAAACAAGCTATGGTCGTAACTACTTTCCCCGGTGCATCTGCCTGGCAGGTGGAATTGGAGGTGACCGATGTACTCGAGAAATCGATCCGTTCTATGGGAGACCTGGATCATGTAGAATCGCGTTCTATGGACGATATCTCACTTATTCTGGTCGAATTGAGCAGTACGGTACCATTAGCAGAATTACAGCAGAATTGGGATATCCTGCGCCGTAAAGTGGCGAACGTACAAGCTCAGTTACCGGCCGGTGCCCAGCCTTCGACGGTCATGGACGATTTCGGCGATGTATACGGGATGTTTTATGCAATGACATCGGATGGCTTCGATTATCAGAAAATGATGGACTATGCCCAGTTGGTAAGACGTACTGTGCTGGATATCGACGGGGTGAGCAGTGTCGACATATATGGAGAACGGCCGGCCTGTATCGATATCGATATTCAGGAATCGAAAATGGCCAATTTGGGGGTTCATCCTGCCGAGATCATCCTCACCCTCCGCGGACAAAATGCAACGGTCTATTCCGGTTACTATAACAGTGGGGAAAAAAGAGTACGCGTAGGAATAGACGGCGATTTCAATGGAATTGAAGATATCCGTAATCTCCTGATCCGGGGACACGAAGAAGACGATATCCGTTTGGGAGACGTGGCCGATATTACCAAAGGGTACGTTCAGCCTCAGCAAGAGGGATTGAAATATGATACGCTGCCGGCTATCGCTATATCGATAGCGATGCAAAAAGGGGGAAATATCATCCAGTTGGGAAAAGTAATCGATCAAAAATTGGACGAACTGAAGCAAAATATCATTCCTGCCGGTATAAATTTCGAGAAAGTATTTTTTCAGCCTACCCGGGTAAAAGATGCGATCAGTGTATTTATGGTCAACCTGATCGAATCTGTATTGATTGTGATCATCGTGGTGATGTTAGCCATGGGATTCCGTAGTGGTTATATAATCGGGATCGGATTGGTGGTAGTTGTTTTGGGTTCTTTTGTGATTTTACATATGATGCACGGCACTTTACAAAGGGTATCCCTGGCATCGTTTATTGTAGCTATGGGAATGCTGGTCGATAATGCCATCGTTATTACCGACGGGATTATGGTGGATATGAAACGGGGGATTCCCAAGCCGGATGCTTTGGTCAATATCACGAAGAAAACGGCTTGGGCATTGTTGGGGGCTACTACGATCGGTATCCTGACTTTTTTACCGATCTATATGTCGCCCGATACAACCGGCGAATATGTCCGTGACCTTTTTATCGTATTGGCTGTATCGCTATGGCTGAGCTGGATATTGGCGCTGGCTTATGTTCCGATCCAGGCCGACCGGGCTTTTAAACCCAAAGTGGTCGAACCGGGAGAACCCGATAATCCGTTCAATGGCAGAATTTACCGGCAATATCAGCGACTTCTCCGTTTTGCCATCCACTATCGTTGGATCTGGATTGTAGCTACTGTGATTTTACTGGTTTTTAGTGTTTACGGTTATCGGTTTATAAAACAGGGATTTTTTCCCGACTTGAGTTATAATCAATTGTATATCGAATATAAAATGCCTTTCGGTACCAATCCTGAGACTGTCGAAAAAGATTTGGCCAGTATGGAAAAATATTTGATGAGTCGGCCTGAAATCACCGCCGTAACCACAAGTTTGGGTGGAACTCCCTCGCGTTATAATCTGGTCCGTACGGTGGCCGAGCCCGCTTTAAGTTATGGGGAACTGATCGTTGATTTTACTTCGCCGGCGGCTCTGAAGGAACATTTGAATGAATTGCAGGCTTATCTTTCTTCTCATTATCCGCAGGCATATGTGCGGATGAAACAGTACAACCTGATGTATATGGATTTCCCGATTCAGTTTATGATTTCAGGTCCCGATCCGGCAGTATTAAAATCACTCTGTGCACAGGTTGAAGGGATCATGCGGGCAGATTCATCGGTAATGCTGGTAACCAATAATTGGGGCCCGGAGACTCCGGCGATGCGGGTGGATTATCAACAGCAGACTGCCCGGGATGTAAACCTGAGCCGGGAAGATGTCGGGTTGGCCGTACTGGCTGCTACCGACGGCTTGCCGATCGGTTCTTATTATGAGGGCGAACATCCTTTACCGATCTATCTGAAAAGTGTGAACGATCAGGGACAACGACCCGGGCAGATCGGTAATGTCCCGGTTTGGAGTATGGTTCCTTCGACGAATGGAATAGGCCTCGGTACAGTGAAAGAGTTGATGACCGGAATGATCGGTACCGATGATGTATTAAAACGATTGATCGGTTCAGTACCGCTCAACCAGGCTAGTAGTGGAGTGGAAGTCGGCTGGGAAGTACCGGTCGTACGTCGTTATAACGGACAGCGTTCTATTGCTGTACAATGTAATAACGCTCCCGGATATACGACTACCGCAGCCAGAAATAGCTTGCTTCCGAAAATCGAGGCATTGGATATTCCTCCTGGTTATACTACAGCCTGGCAAGGCGAATACCTGGCAAGTACGCAGTCACAGTTTTATTTGTTTAAAAATGTACCGATCGCTATCGTGCTCATATTGGCTATATTGATCGCTCTGTTTAAAGATTTCCGTAAGCCACTGATGATCTTGTTGTGTTTACCGTTGGCCATTACGGGAGTGGTGGCCGGAATGCTGATCGCCGGTAAAGAATTTGGTTTTGTGGCGATTGTCGGGGCCTTGGGATTGGTCGGCATGATGATTAAGAATGGGGTAGTTTTGGTAGATGAAGTCGATATTCAAATCCGTTCCGGGAAAGATCCTTTTCTGGCTTTGGTAGATGCTTCTACCTCCCGTTTACGTCCGGTATTCCTGGCGGCGATGACGACTATTTTGGGAATGATCCCTTTGGTGAACGACGATATGTTCGGGGCTTTGGCGGTTACGATTATGGGAGGACTGTTTATCGGAACAATCATTACTCTGGTGATTTTACCGATATTATATTCTTTATTTTTCCGTATCCGTCCTGCTAAACACGGAGAAGAAGAACAACAGCAACAACAACAAATACGAATCAATTGGAGGTAA
- a CDS encoding TolC family protein — translation MKALLMILIFFPGVLSAQVELDLQLCREMAIRNSKEMEIADRQHRKAMFDTKSYRADYLPKLSAVGVGFYNQKKYNYKLKGGYLPTYKPGENGQLEPNVMIDPATQKPVIGSDGNPVFNEYAFLPDIRLQLKLRGVYMAGAQLEQPVYLGGKVRAAHRMAQLGEDIAVENIRLSRSEIVVATDEAYWQLLRVGEQVSAAEKYRQVVKELLQNLRDAQVVGMATPNDVLKAQVRYNEAGLMLQKAQNGQVLASMNLCRLVGLNLQTELHLQDSLTDKIDPRIWALDTSVEQRPDYTMLAQEVDLRKKQVDLTRADFLPQIGVTAGYGYGGGLQLNGDDEASATFSAMAAVKIPVFHWGEGKNKVRSARMEEEISRLNLEKTTDLMRLQITSARFSVTDAQKRVEMARNALSQAKENLKISNDQYQVGMENLTALLEAQAQWQETWSQWIDAKALLHLSVSQYLKAIGKLD, via the coding sequence ATGAAGGCACTTTTAATGATTTTGATCTTTTTTCCTGGAGTTTTATCGGCTCAGGTGGAGCTGGATTTACAGTTATGCCGGGAAATGGCTATTCGCAATAGTAAGGAGATGGAAATCGCCGACCGGCAACACCGGAAGGCTATGTTCGATACCAAATCCTACCGGGCGGATTATTTGCCTAAATTGTCTGCTGTCGGAGTCGGATTTTATAATCAGAAAAAATATAATTATAAATTGAAAGGAGGATATCTTCCCACTTATAAACCGGGAGAGAATGGGCAATTGGAACCGAATGTAATGATCGATCCCGCAACCCAGAAACCGGTGATTGGAAGTGATGGCAATCCGGTTTTCAATGAATATGCTTTTTTACCGGATATCCGTTTACAATTGAAGTTGAGAGGGGTTTATATGGCTGGGGCTCAGCTCGAACAACCGGTCTATCTGGGAGGTAAAGTCCGGGCTGCACATCGGATGGCACAATTGGGAGAGGACATCGCTGTCGAGAATATCCGGTTGAGCCGTTCTGAAATCGTGGTAGCGACAGACGAAGCTTATTGGCAACTGTTGAGAGTCGGCGAGCAGGTGTCCGCTGCCGAGAAGTACAGACAGGTCGTGAAAGAACTCCTGCAAAACCTGCGGGATGCTCAGGTGGTCGGAATGGCTACACCCAACGATGTACTGAAAGCCCAGGTCCGCTACAATGAGGCTGGCTTGATGTTGCAGAAAGCACAGAACGGACAGGTGTTGGCGAGCATGAATCTATGCCGGTTGGTCGGCCTCAATCTGCAAACGGAATTACACCTGCAAGATTCTTTGACAGATAAGATAGATCCTCGCATCTGGGCTTTGGATACTTCTGTGGAACAGCGCCCCGATTATACGATGTTGGCTCAGGAAGTAGACCTCAGGAAAAAACAAGTCGATTTGACACGGGCTGATTTTTTACCTCAGATCGGAGTGACCGCCGGTTATGGCTATGGAGGAGGATTGCAATTGAATGGAGATGATGAGGCAAGTGCTACTTTCTCGGCTATGGCAGCAGTGAAAATTCCCGTATTCCATTGGGGAGAAGGGAAAAATAAAGTAAGATCCGCCCGGATGGAGGAAGAAATCAGCCGTCTGAATCTTGAAAAAACAACGGATTTGATGCGTCTGCAAATTACTTCCGCCCGGTTTTCTGTTACAGATGCCCAAAAACGGGTAGAGATGGCCCGGAATGCCCTGTCGCAGGCAAAGGAAAACCTGAAAATCAGCAATGACCAGTATCAGGTGGGTATGGAAAACCTCACTGCCTTGCTGGAAGCACAGGCACAGTGGCAAGAAACCTGGAGCCAGTGGATCGATGCGAAAGCCTTGTTACACCTGAGTGTATCCCAATACCTGAAAGCGATTGGAAAGTTGGACTGA